One genomic window of Gallaecimonas sp. GXIMD4217 includes the following:
- a CDS encoding heavy metal sensor histidine kinase — protein sequence MSNRPPLSLAARAMAFVALAIGLSLALIGQLVAAAVEGHFADQDAAELAVMTRAVSQALAAAADDPVLLPRTLARAVSGHHGVYFQVQDRHGTRLYASPGADLGAARHLEPVTKIVPANLATWQADGSHFRGVVSRLRLGERQYRITAAIAMDAHLHFLQRFRRHLWLIMALAGALTLTAAWLGVRQGLAPLHSLSDSMRRIQADRLHLRLDPGQVPRELGPLVQAFNSMIGRLEEGFTRLSHFSADIAHELRTPLTNLTTQTQVALGKSRSPEQYRELLYSSLEELERLTKMVNDMLWLAKSEHGLIRPSLAAVDLAMEIRALFEFFDPLAAEHGLSLELTGTVPAIQGDRALLRRALSNLLSNAIRHSPPGAAIALGLRGLADGDIQVDITNSGETIAPEHLDHLFDRFYRVDPSRRRHSDGAGLGLAIVRSIIESHGGTIWVTSKQGLTTFSFRLPGAAAPRETP from the coding sequence ATGAGTAACCGCCCGCCGCTGTCCCTTGCCGCCAGGGCCATGGCCTTCGTCGCCCTGGCCATCGGCCTCAGCCTGGCGCTGATCGGCCAGCTGGTGGCGGCTGCCGTAGAGGGTCACTTCGCCGACCAGGACGCCGCCGAGCTGGCGGTGATGACCCGGGCCGTGAGCCAGGCCCTGGCGGCAGCGGCCGACGATCCGGTGCTGTTGCCCAGGACCCTGGCGCGGGCGGTATCCGGGCATCACGGCGTCTATTTCCAGGTCCAGGATCGGCATGGCACCCGCCTCTATGCCAGCCCGGGGGCCGATCTGGGTGCGGCCCGCCATCTTGAACCTGTGACCAAGATAGTCCCCGCTAACCTCGCCACCTGGCAGGCGGACGGCAGCCACTTCCGAGGGGTGGTGAGCCGGCTCCGGTTGGGGGAGCGCCAATACCGCATCACCGCCGCCATCGCCATGGACGCCCACCTGCATTTCCTGCAGCGCTTTCGTCGCCATCTGTGGTTGATCATGGCCCTGGCCGGCGCCCTGACCTTGACCGCCGCCTGGCTGGGTGTGCGCCAGGGCCTGGCGCCCCTGCACAGCCTCAGCGACAGCATGCGCCGGATCCAGGCCGATCGCCTGCACCTGCGCCTGGATCCCGGCCAGGTGCCAAGGGAGCTGGGCCCCCTGGTGCAGGCCTTCAACAGCATGATTGGCCGTCTGGAGGAAGGCTTCACACGGCTGTCCCACTTTTCCGCCGATATCGCCCACGAGCTGCGCACGCCGCTGACCAACCTCACCACCCAAACCCAGGTGGCCCTGGGCAAGTCCCGCTCCCCCGAACAATACCGGGAGCTGCTCTATTCCAGCCTGGAAGAGCTGGAGCGGCTGACCAAGATGGTCAACGACATGCTGTGGCTGGCCAAGAGCGAGCACGGCCTGATCAGGCCGTCCCTGGCAGCCGTTGACCTGGCCATGGAGATCCGGGCCCTGTTCGAGTTCTTCGACCCCCTGGCCGCGGAGCATGGGCTCAGCCTCGAGCTGACCGGCACTGTCCCGGCGATACAGGGGGACAGGGCCCTGCTCAGGCGGGCCCTGTCCAACCTGCTGTCCAACGCCATCCGCCATTCACCGCCCGGCGCCGCCATCGCCCTGGGCCTGCGTGGCCTGGCCGACGGCGACATCCAGGTGGACATCACCAACAGCGGCGAGACCATAGCGCCAGAGCACCTGGACCACCTGTTCGACCGCTTCTACCGGGTCGACCCCTCACGACGGCGCCACAGCGACGGGGCCGGGCTCGGCCTGGCCATCGTCAGATCCATCATCGAGTCCCACGGCGGCACCATCTGGGTCACCTCAAAACAGGGTCTGACCACCTTCAGTTTCCGCCTGCCCGGCGCCGCGGCCCCGAGAGAGACGCCCTAG
- a CDS encoding M28 family peptidase, whose amino-acid sequence MKKHLSLAALALSWGALAQGPAGAVPGEVLPAGLDAAQYRSHVKTLSSDAFEGRLPATRGETLTLDYLQGQFQALGLKPGFGNGFRQPVPLMAITAAPDMQLKLGDLVLDYKEDMVVHSRHPQKQVELKDSELVFVGYGIHAPELGWDDYAGLDVKGKTVVMLINDPGFATGDARFQGKAMTYYGRWDYKYAEASRQGAAGALIVHQSAPASYGWSVIQSSWTGPQYDLAGNDQPRVKVEGWISLDAAHRLFGQAGLDFDKLSARAAKAPTQADLKARAAVTVRSRVEKTVSHNLMAVLPGQTDETLIVTAHWDHIGKDEGLGGDQIYNGAMDNATGTAGLLSLAASLAPLYQGDDKPRRSIAFLAVTAEEQGLLGSSHYVANPAVPLARTVANINMDSLSVYGPTRDMVVVGKGKTSIEHWLHKAAQAQGRTLVGSSRPEAGGYYRSDHFNFAKAGVPALYAGGGSQPWDETVASYREQMKARLKGCYHGPCDEFQADWDLRGALADLALFHQVLAELAVSEQWPKWQPGAEFKRPSATTAQSAR is encoded by the coding sequence ATGAAAAAGCACCTTTCCCTTGCCGCCCTGGCCCTGAGCTGGGGCGCCCTGGCCCAGGGGCCGGCCGGCGCCGTCCCCGGCGAGGTCCTGCCCGCCGGCCTGGACGCGGCCCAGTACCGCAGCCACGTCAAGACCCTGTCCTCCGACGCCTTCGAGGGCCGGCTGCCGGCCACCCGGGGCGAGACCCTGACCCTGGATTACCTGCAGGGCCAATTCCAGGCCCTGGGCCTCAAGCCCGGCTTCGGCAACGGCTTCCGCCAGCCGGTGCCGCTGATGGCCATCACCGCCGCTCCCGACATGCAGCTCAAGCTGGGGGATCTGGTGCTGGACTACAAAGAGGACATGGTGGTGCACAGCCGCCATCCCCAGAAGCAGGTGGAGCTGAAGGATTCCGAGCTGGTGTTCGTGGGCTACGGCATCCACGCCCCGGAGCTGGGCTGGGACGACTACGCCGGCCTGGACGTGAAGGGCAAGACGGTGGTGATGCTGATCAACGACCCCGGCTTCGCCACCGGCGACGCGCGCTTCCAGGGCAAGGCCATGACCTATTACGGCCGCTGGGACTACAAGTACGCCGAGGCCAGCCGCCAGGGCGCCGCCGGGGCCCTGATCGTCCACCAGAGCGCCCCGGCCTCCTACGGCTGGTCGGTGATCCAGAGCTCCTGGACCGGCCCCCAGTACGATCTGGCCGGCAATGACCAGCCCAGGGTCAAGGTGGAAGGCTGGATCAGCCTGGACGCCGCCCACAGGCTGTTCGGCCAGGCCGGCCTGGACTTCGATAAGCTCAGCGCCCGGGCCGCCAAGGCGCCGACCCAGGCCGACCTCAAGGCCAGGGCCGCCGTCACCGTCCGTTCCAGGGTGGAAAAGACCGTCTCCCACAACCTGATGGCGGTGCTGCCGGGCCAGACCGACGAGACCCTGATCGTCACCGCCCACTGGGACCACATCGGCAAGGACGAGGGCCTGGGGGGCGACCAGATCTACAACGGCGCCATGGACAACGCCACCGGCACCGCCGGCCTGCTCAGCCTGGCCGCCTCCCTGGCGCCCCTTTACCAGGGCGATGACAAGCCGCGCCGCAGCATCGCCTTCCTGGCGGTCACCGCCGAGGAGCAGGGCCTGCTGGGCTCCAGCCACTACGTGGCCAACCCGGCCGTGCCGCTGGCCAGGACGGTGGCCAACATCAACATGGACAGCCTGAGCGTGTACGGCCCCACCAGGGACATGGTGGTGGTTGGCAAGGGCAAGACCAGCATCGAGCACTGGCTGCACAAAGCGGCCCAGGCCCAGGGCCGCACCCTGGTGGGCTCAAGCCGCCCCGAGGCCGGTGGCTACTACCGCTCCGATCACTTCAACTTCGCCAAGGCCGGGGTGCCGGCCCTGTACGCCGGCGGCGGCAGCCAGCCCTGGGATGAGACCGTGGCCAGCTACCGTGAGCAGATGAAGGCCCGCCTCAAGGGCTGCTACCACGGCCCCTGCGACGAGTTCCAGGCGGACTGGGATCTGCGCGGCGCCCTGGCCGATCTGGCCCTCTTCCACCAGGTGCTGGCAGAGCTTGCCGTGAGCGAGCAGTGGCCCAAGTGGCAACCGGGCGCCGAATTCAAACGTCCTTCGGCAACCACTGCTCAATCTGCTCGGTAA
- a CDS encoding copper resistance protein B, giving the protein MKQTKTPFAAVPTLAVALLALAGAAWAQPDGQHQDHDMPAEAKEQPQHGQMRMQGGDAPEDARDPHQYSQGFTLTEGPYALPGKVRPRLADEHLFWAVQGDRLEHDGEAGAFDWQLWYGSSYDKLLAKAEGELAAGRLQESQTELLWSHALDAYFDGQLGVRFDQADRGPKRQWLALGLQGLAPYWFEIDATAYLGEGGRTALAVEAEYELLLGQRLVLQPRAELTLYGKDDPAKGLGSGLSEAALGLRLRYEFSRQFAPYVGVEWTGRFGETADMARADGEPVRDTRLLAGLKFWF; this is encoded by the coding sequence ATGAAGCAGACCAAGACCCCCTTTGCCGCCGTACCGACCCTGGCCGTTGCTTTGCTGGCCCTGGCCGGTGCCGCCTGGGCCCAGCCGGATGGCCAGCATCAGGATCACGACATGCCGGCCGAGGCCAAGGAGCAGCCGCAGCATGGCCAGATGCGCATGCAGGGCGGCGACGCCCCCGAAGACGCCCGTGACCCTCACCAGTATTCACAGGGCTTCACCCTCACCGAAGGGCCCTATGCGCTGCCGGGCAAGGTCCGGCCGCGCCTGGCCGACGAGCATCTGTTCTGGGCGGTGCAGGGGGATCGCCTCGAGCATGACGGTGAGGCCGGTGCCTTCGATTGGCAGCTCTGGTACGGCAGCAGCTACGACAAGCTGCTGGCCAAGGCGGAAGGCGAGCTGGCCGCGGGGCGCCTGCAGGAAAGCCAGACCGAACTGCTGTGGAGCCATGCTCTGGATGCTTATTTCGATGGTCAGCTCGGCGTCCGCTTCGACCAGGCCGACCGCGGGCCAAAGCGGCAATGGCTGGCCTTGGGCCTGCAGGGGCTGGCGCCTTACTGGTTCGAAATCGATGCCACCGCCTACCTGGGCGAGGGCGGCCGTACGGCCCTGGCCGTGGAGGCGGAATACGAACTGCTGCTCGGCCAGCGCCTGGTGCTGCAGCCCCGTGCCGAGCTGACGCTGTACGGCAAGGATGATCCGGCCAAGGGCCTGGGCAGCGGCCTGTCAGAGGCCGCCCTGGGGCTGAGGCTGCGTTACGAGTTCTCCCGCCAGTTCGCACCCTATGTGGGCGTCGAGTGGACGGGTCGTTTTGGCGAGACCGCCGACATGGCCCGTGCCGACGGCGAGCCGGTGCGCGATACCCGACTGCTGGCCGGCCTGAAATTCTGGTTCTAG
- a CDS encoding cytochrome c, translated as MTFRRQGACLGCLAMALVVAVLAGLAFLYSGWYPMGADRPHNAVTYWALETLRERAITRASADIPLPADLDNPARLLAGAADYNDMCTGCHLRPGLTESDFTLGLYPAPPDLTQAHHHGDEQSEARRRFWIIKHGIKASGMPAWGPRHDDERIWNMVAFLSRLPELTPEQYRALSARGEEDGHDHQH; from the coding sequence ATGACATTTCGCAGACAAGGGGCCTGCCTTGGCTGCCTGGCCATGGCCCTGGTGGTGGCGGTCCTGGCCGGGCTCGCCTTCCTGTATTCCGGCTGGTACCCCATGGGTGCCGACAGGCCCCATAACGCCGTCACCTACTGGGCCCTGGAGACCCTGCGCGAGCGCGCCATCACCCGGGCGTCCGCCGACATTCCGCTGCCGGCCGATCTGGACAATCCGGCCCGGCTCTTGGCCGGCGCCGCCGACTACAACGACATGTGCACCGGCTGCCATCTCAGGCCCGGCCTGACCGAGAGCGATTTCACCCTGGGCCTGTACCCGGCGCCGCCGGATCTGACCCAGGCCCACCACCATGGCGACGAGCAGTCCGAGGCCAGGCGGCGCTTCTGGATCATCAAGCACGGCATCAAGGCCTCCGGCATGCCGGCCTGGGGGCCGCGCCATGACGACGAGCGGATCTGGAACATGGTGGCCTTCCTGTCCCGCCTGCCGGAGCTGACCCCGGAGCAGTACCGGGCCCTCAGCGCCCGCGGCGAGGAGGACGGCCACGACCACCAGCACTGA
- a CDS encoding copper resistance system multicopper oxidase, with protein sequence MKTSRTPGRRFDPGRRRFVQGLVAGGVLLGMPGLLHARPEPGATGTGTAPVLTGSVIDLVIAESRVNFTGLVRRATTINGSIPAPTLRLREGDEVTIRVTNKLSEPSSIHWHGILLPYQMDGVPGISFPGIAPGETYVYRFRLRQSGTYWYHSHSGFQEMTGMYGAIIVEPREGERIRADRDHVVLLSDWTDEDPASVFAKLKVQSDLYNFNQPTAGDFFRDAGKMGLAAAVKKRQMWNRMRMNPTDLADLSAATLTFLMNGSPPAGNWTGLFRRGERVRLRFINGSSNTFYDVRIPGLKMTVVQADGQDVEPVTVDEFRFGSGETYDVLVEPKEDAYTLFAQSMDRSGYARGTLATRQGLAAPVPAMDPVPWLSMADMMGTMGLGGSHAMMGHGAMDHSAMGHGAMDHGQHARHGATLARPSQQVRHARTEYGPSTDMRVDMPRTNLDDPGVGLRDNGRRVLTQADLRSLDGILDDRRSPSRELELHLTGNMERYSWSIDGLEFGRSTPVAMAQGERLRVILQNDTMMTHPMHLHGMWSDLESDQGELLVRRHTIPVQPAQRISFLTTPHDLGRWAWHCHLLFHMDAGMFREVVVS encoded by the coding sequence ATGAAAACGTCCAGAACCCCGGGGCGCCGCTTCGATCCCGGCCGCCGCCGCTTCGTACAGGGGCTGGTGGCCGGTGGCGTGCTACTCGGCATGCCGGGGTTGCTTCACGCCCGCCCCGAGCCGGGCGCGACCGGCACGGGCACGGCGCCGGTGCTGACCGGCTCCGTCATCGACCTGGTGATCGCCGAATCCAGGGTCAATTTCACCGGCCTGGTGCGCCGGGCCACCACCATCAATGGCTCCATCCCGGCCCCCACCCTGCGGCTGAGGGAAGGCGACGAGGTCACCATCAGGGTCACCAATAAATTGTCCGAGCCCAGCTCCATCCACTGGCACGGCATACTGCTGCCCTACCAGATGGACGGCGTGCCCGGGATCAGTTTTCCCGGCATAGCGCCAGGGGAAACCTACGTCTATCGTTTCCGGCTGCGCCAGAGCGGCACCTACTGGTACCACTCCCACAGCGGTTTTCAGGAGATGACCGGCATGTACGGCGCCATCATCGTCGAGCCCCGCGAAGGCGAGCGTATTCGCGCCGACCGGGACCATGTGGTGTTGCTCTCGGACTGGACAGACGAAGATCCGGCCTCCGTCTTCGCCAAGCTCAAGGTACAGAGCGACCTCTATAACTTCAACCAGCCCACCGCCGGCGACTTCTTCCGTGATGCCGGCAAGATGGGACTGGCGGCGGCCGTCAAGAAGCGGCAGATGTGGAACCGGATGCGCATGAATCCGACCGATCTGGCCGACCTGTCCGCCGCCACCCTGACCTTTCTGATGAATGGCAGCCCCCCGGCCGGCAACTGGACCGGGCTGTTCCGCCGCGGCGAGCGGGTGCGGCTGCGCTTTATCAACGGCTCCAGCAATACCTTCTACGACGTGCGCATCCCCGGGCTGAAAATGACGGTGGTACAGGCCGACGGCCAGGACGTTGAGCCGGTGACGGTGGACGAGTTCCGCTTCGGCTCGGGGGAAACCTACGACGTGCTGGTGGAGCCCAAGGAGGACGCCTACACCCTCTTTGCCCAGAGCATGGACCGCTCCGGCTATGCCAGGGGCACCCTGGCCACGCGCCAGGGCCTGGCGGCGCCGGTGCCGGCCATGGATCCCGTGCCCTGGTTGAGCATGGCCGACATGATGGGGACCATGGGCCTGGGCGGCAGTCACGCCATGATGGGCCATGGCGCCATGGACCATAGTGCCATGGGGCACGGCGCCATGGACCACGGCCAGCATGCCCGACACGGCGCCACCCTGGCCAGGCCGTCACAGCAGGTGCGCCATGCCCGGACCGAGTATGGCCCCTCCACGGACATGCGGGTCGACATGCCGCGCACCAACCTGGACGATCCGGGCGTCGGCCTCAGGGACAATGGCCGCCGGGTGCTGACCCAGGCCGATCTGCGCTCCCTGGACGGCATCCTTGACGACCGCCGCTCGCCAAGCCGGGAGCTGGAGCTGCACCTGACCGGCAACATGGAGAGGTACAGCTGGTCCATCGACGGCCTGGAATTCGGCCGCAGCACCCCGGTGGCCATGGCCCAGGGCGAACGGCTGCGGGTGATCCTGCAGAACGACACCATGATGACCCACCCCATGCACCTGCACGGCATGTGGAGCGATCTGGAGTCTGACCAGGGCGAGCTGCTGGTCAGGCGCCACACCATACCGGTACAGCCGGCGCAGCGGATCAGCTTCCTGACCACCCCGCACGATCTCGGACGCTGGGCCTGGCATTGCCACCTGCTGTTCCATATGGATGCGGGCATGTTCCGCGAGGTGGTGGTGTCATGA
- a CDS encoding DUF3025 domain-containing protein has product MHWQTTWLDEPLFADPARLFPSLGRFSAFPDAAALTALLPAGARSGGGAPLCFSHDEDDDRYYEARIFESGAVPTRAGNWHDFFNALIWAAFPGAKAAINGQHQADILAHGLSPRTLRRDALTLFDECGVLVVSSEPELLADLRQHRWQQVLWHERDRWGSSIRAYVFGHACYEMALRPFIGLTAKMLPMLAEPDFFRDDLAGQYRRLDGAFTALLDRNGLADKSLLSPLPLLGVPGWHPEASDGDFYENSDYFRPLRRQRTPLAAFPLLDRAARAG; this is encoded by the coding sequence ATGCACTGGCAGACCACCTGGCTGGATGAGCCCCTGTTCGCCGATCCGGCCCGCCTTTTCCCGTCCCTGGGCCGCTTTTCGGCCTTTCCCGATGCCGCCGCCCTGACCGCCCTGTTGCCGGCCGGGGCTCGCAGCGGCGGCGGTGCGCCGCTTTGCTTCAGCCACGACGAGGACGACGACCGCTATTACGAGGCGCGCATCTTCGAAAGCGGCGCCGTGCCCACCCGCGCGGGCAACTGGCACGATTTCTTCAACGCCCTGATCTGGGCCGCCTTCCCCGGGGCCAAGGCAGCCATCAACGGCCAGCACCAGGCCGATATCCTGGCCCACGGCCTGAGCCCGCGCACATTGCGCCGGGACGCCCTGACGTTGTTCGACGAGTGCGGGGTGCTGGTGGTGAGCTCTGAGCCCGAGCTGCTGGCGGACCTGCGCCAGCACCGCTGGCAGCAGGTGCTGTGGCATGAGCGCGACAGGTGGGGCAGCTCCATCCGCGCCTATGTGTTCGGCCACGCCTGCTACGAGATGGCCCTCAGGCCCTTTATCGGCCTCACCGCCAAGATGCTGCCCATGCTGGCCGAGCCGGATTTCTTCCGGGACGACCTCGCCGGCCAGTACCGGCGCCTGGACGGCGCCTTCACTGCCCTGCTGGACAGGAATGGCTTGGCCGACAAGTCCCTGCTGTCGCCGCTGCCGCTGCTGGGGGTGCCGGGCTGGCATCCTGAGGCATCGGACGGGGATTTCTACGAAAATAGCGACTATTTTCGCCCCCTTCGCCGCCAAAGGACGCCGCTGGCGGCATTTCCTCTGCTGGACCGAGCCGCCCGGGCTGGATAG
- a CDS encoding oligopeptide transporter, OPT family, whose amino-acid sequence MTAHTQVIRRGPYPELTWTAVLVGYFLGAIIAVSIAYAALKLGFSIEGSELAAILGFGILRGILNRSSIIENNVVQTIASAVNGASSGLMFSVPALFILGYTNFNPLLIVFGAIAGAFLGIAFIIPLRKQMIDYERLTYPGGVAVATILKSPGAGVKKAKLLVGAALASGAIHFVSKYVGVEYYDLGGLLGMPEYTNGIWYLSLLTVGVGFIAGRGGVAFIIGGFVCYWFLAPLLAGTELLPVVDGKVVTDPEALRVDLFRPVGIGMLIGGALTGIAMAFPLIINAIKSMQNAARVESAASRDEMPIKLLYGAIIGCAVLLCFIAIASAQEVSIWRGIAMGLLGTFWVWVAGVILSECIGRTNWSPLSGMTLIAVTLLIILTSGLDDESAVIAAVTVGAAACVAMSQATDLMLDLKTGYLVGATPRMQQFGQFIGAWLGPIIVMALILVLHKAYGLGSAELPAPQGQALASMISGILGGDVPTEKYLAGAGLGAILSATSGGLGITVGLGFYLPFAIVLTYALGTLSRELVDRFKGKEFSENTGIPVAAGLIVGEALVGVGFAVTYIVQGV is encoded by the coding sequence TTGACTGCGCACACCCAAGTGATCAGGCGGGGCCCTTACCCCGAGCTGACCTGGACGGCGGTGCTGGTGGGCTATTTCCTCGGCGCCATCATCGCCGTGTCCATCGCCTATGCCGCCCTCAAGCTGGGCTTTTCCATCGAAGGCTCCGAACTGGCCGCCATCCTCGGCTTCGGCATCCTGAGGGGGATCCTCAACCGCTCCTCCATCATCGAAAACAACGTGGTGCAGACCATCGCCAGCGCCGTCAACGGCGCCTCCAGTGGCCTGATGTTCTCGGTGCCGGCCCTGTTCATCCTCGGCTATACGAACTTTAATCCGCTGCTGATCGTGTTCGGCGCCATTGCCGGCGCCTTCCTTGGCATTGCCTTCATCATCCCCCTGCGCAAGCAGATGATCGACTACGAGCGCCTGACCTACCCGGGCGGGGTGGCCGTGGCCACCATCCTCAAGTCGCCGGGCGCCGGGGTGAAGAAGGCCAAGCTGCTGGTGGGCGCGGCCCTGGCCAGCGGTGCCATCCACTTCGTCTCCAAGTACGTCGGCGTCGAATACTATGATCTCGGCGGCCTGCTGGGCATGCCGGAGTACACCAACGGCATCTGGTACCTGTCGCTGCTGACCGTGGGGGTGGGCTTCATCGCCGGCCGCGGTGGCGTCGCCTTCATCATCGGCGGCTTCGTCTGTTACTGGTTCCTGGCGCCCCTGCTGGCCGGCACCGAGCTGCTGCCTGTGGTGGACGGTAAGGTGGTCACCGATCCCGAGGCGCTCAGGGTGGATCTGTTCCGGCCGGTGGGCATCGGCATGCTGATCGGTGGCGCCCTGACCGGTATCGCCATGGCCTTTCCGCTGATCATCAACGCCATCAAGTCCATGCAGAACGCGGCCCGGGTCGAGTCCGCCGCCTCCAGGGACGAGATGCCCATCAAGCTGCTGTACGGCGCCATCATCGGCTGCGCCGTGCTGCTGTGCTTCATCGCCATCGCCAGCGCCCAGGAAGTGAGCATCTGGCGCGGCATCGCCATGGGCCTGTTGGGCACCTTCTGGGTCTGGGTGGCCGGGGTGATCCTGTCCGAGTGCATCGGCCGCACCAACTGGTCGCCGCTGTCGGGCATGACCCTGATCGCCGTGACCTTGCTGATCATCCTCACCTCCGGCCTGGATGACGAGTCCGCCGTCATTGCCGCCGTCACCGTCGGCGCCGCCGCCTGCGTGGCCATGTCCCAGGCCACCGACCTGATGCTGGATCTCAAGACCGGCTACCTGGTCGGCGCCACCCCGCGCATGCAGCAGTTCGGCCAGTTCATCGGCGCCTGGCTGGGGCCCATCATCGTCATGGCCCTGATCCTGGTGCTGCACAAGGCCTACGGCCTGGGCTCGGCGGAGCTGCCGGCGCCCCAGGGCCAGGCCCTGGCCTCGATGATCTCCGGCATCCTTGGCGGCGACGTGCCCACAGAGAAGTACCTGGCCGGCGCCGGCCTGGGCGCCATCCTCTCCGCCACCTCCGGTGGCCTGGGCATCACCGTTGGCCTGGGCTTCTACCTGCCCTTCGCCATCGTGCTCACCTATGCCCTCGGCACCCTGTCCCGGGAGCTGGTGGACAGGTTCAAGGGCAAGGAATTTTCCGAGAACACCGGCATCCCGGTGGCCGCCGGCCTCATCGTCGGCGAGGCCCTGGTGGGGGTCGGGTTCGCCGTCACCTACATAGTGCAGGGGGTGTGA
- a CDS encoding HAD-IIA family hydrolase: protein MKNIICDIDGVLMHDNTAIPGADAFIKRILDQGNPLVLLTNYPSQTARDLHNRLAAAGIDVPEDRFYTSAMATADFIRRQEGTKAYVIGDSALSHELYKVGFTITDINPDFVIVGETRSYNWEMIHKAARFVAGGARFIATNPDFCGPNHSPGCGALCAPIERITGHQPFYVGKPSSWIVRSALNHIHAHSEDTVIIGDNLRTDILAGFQAGLETILVLSGVSRPEDIPQMAFRPNHVFDKVSDIDIF from the coding sequence ATGAAGAACATCATCTGCGACATCGACGGCGTGCTGATGCACGACAACACCGCCATTCCCGGCGCCGACGCCTTCATCAAGCGCATCCTCGACCAGGGCAACCCCCTGGTGCTGCTCACCAACTACCCGTCCCAGACCGCCCGGGATCTGCACAACCGCCTGGCGGCGGCCGGCATCGATGTGCCGGAAGACAGGTTCTACACCTCGGCCATGGCCACCGCCGACTTCATCCGCCGCCAGGAAGGCACCAAGGCCTATGTCATAGGCGACAGCGCCCTCAGCCACGAGCTGTACAAGGTGGGCTTCACCATCACCGACATCAACCCGGACTTCGTCATAGTGGGCGAGACCCGCTCCTACAACTGGGAGATGATCCACAAGGCGGCCCGCTTCGTGGCCGGTGGCGCCCGCTTCATCGCCACCAACCCGGACTTCTGCGGCCCCAACCACAGCCCGGGCTGCGGCGCCCTGTGCGCCCCCATAGAGCGCATCACCGGCCACCAGCCCTTCTACGTGGGCAAGCCATCCAGCTGGATCGTCCGCTCGGCCCTGAACCATATCCATGCCCACTCCGAAGACACCGTCATCATCGGCGACAACCTGCGCACCGACATTCTGGCCGGCTTCCAGGCCGGCCTTGAGACCATACTGGTGCTGTCCGGGGTCTCCCGCCCCGAGGACATCCCCCAGATGGCCTTCAGGCCCAATCATGTGTTCGACAAGGTCAGCGACATCGACATCTTCTAA
- a CDS encoding heavy metal response regulator transcription factor, whose translation MRLLVVEDEKKTGDYLRQGLSEAGFMVALARSGLDGHHLAMTEDFDLIILDVMLPDVDGWQIVQALRQAGATTPVLFLTARDSVDDRVRGLELGGDDYLIKPFAFAELLARIRTLLRRRAAPLQTDTLTLADLKLDLRRRRVTRAGRKISLSHKEFCLLELLARHPGEVLPRSLIASQVWDMNFDSDTNVIDVAIRRLRAKIDDHFEPKLIHTVRGMGYKLDVEDE comes from the coding sequence ATGCGGCTGCTGGTAGTGGAGGACGAAAAGAAAACGGGGGATTACCTGCGCCAGGGCTTGAGCGAGGCGGGCTTCATGGTGGCCCTGGCACGCAGCGGCCTGGATGGCCACCACCTGGCCATGACCGAGGATTTTGATCTGATCATCCTGGACGTGATGCTGCCCGATGTCGACGGCTGGCAGATCGTCCAGGCCCTGCGCCAGGCCGGCGCCACCACCCCGGTGCTCTTCCTCACCGCCAGGGACAGCGTCGACGACAGGGTCCGGGGCCTGGAGTTGGGCGGTGACGATTACCTGATCAAGCCCTTCGCCTTTGCCGAGCTGCTGGCCCGGATCCGCACCCTGCTGCGCCGCCGGGCGGCGCCCCTGCAGACCGACACCCTGACCCTGGCCGATCTCAAGCTGGATCTGCGCCGGCGCCGGGTGACCAGAGCGGGCCGCAAGATCAGCCTCAGCCACAAGGAGTTTTGCCTGCTGGAGCTGCTGGCGCGCCACCCGGGCGAGGTACTGCCCCGCTCGCTGATCGCTTCCCAGGTCTGGGACATGAACTTCGACAGCGACACCAATGTCATCGACGTGGCCATCAGGCGGCTGCGCGCCAAGATCGATGATCACTTCGAACCCAAGCTCATCCACACGGTACGGGGCATGGGTTACAAGCTGGATGTGGAAGATGAGTAA